In a genomic window of Scheffersomyces stipitis CBS 6054 chromosome 4, complete sequence:
- a CDS encoding predicted protein, producing MSLSSPTAADSMRVPPAAARTYKDAIAALNSLQSNFASIEAYRKLGPSVDRNQLSIDEVYEYTRRLGYTPRDFNKLNIIHITGTKGKGSTCAFTESILKQYLNTGASGSSANITKIGLYTSPHLKSVRERIRINGSPINESKFAKYFFEVWDKLSATTSSPEKFPTLQPSEVVKPMYFKYLTVLSFHVFLSEGVDTAIYEVGVGGHYDSTNIIEKPTVTGISSLGIDHTFMLGDTIEKITWNKTGIFKKDVPAVVSEQVEHPSSLDVVKERAVELGVASLEIVDRKLLPSDTRLGLAGDFQKQNAALAVKLSTIHLQKLGFTDLPKFNEDGSIEELNDKFIAGLEQVKWDGRCQKILNKPGFEGISWYIDGAHTLESINVSAQWFKSEQKRAPSTVKRTRILLFNQQNRENADLLLTKLYENISTGDAPLPFDHVIFTTNITWSDGKYNSDLVSLNTSKELVDSLTIQKNLAQTWSDLDQKHKHNARKHIFHDIETGVNFIKSLTKSPELGEVDVFVCGSIHLVGGFLVVLDNEKDQ from the coding sequence AtgagtctttcttctccaactgCTGCTGATTCCATGCGTGTTCCTCCCGCTGCTGCCAGAACATACAAGGACGCTATTGCTGCGCTCAACAGCCTTCAGTCGAACTTTGCTCTGATCGAAGCTTACAGAAAGCTAGGTCCTTCAGTAGATAGAAACCAGTTGCTGATAGATGAAGTCTACGAATATACACGCAGATTGGGCTATACGCCCCGggacttcaacaagttgaacatcatACACATCACAGGCACCAAAGGAAAGGGACTGACTTGCGCTTTCACAGAGTCGATCTTGAAACAGTACTTGAACACCGGGGCCTCTGGTAGCTCAGCCAACATCACCAAGATCGGCTTGTACACTTCACCACACTTGAAGTCTGTCCGGGAGCGGATCAGAATCAACGGAAGTCCCATCAATGAGAGCAAGTTTGCCAaatacttctttgaagtGTGGGACAAGCTTTCGGCTacgacttcttctccagagaAGTTCCCTACACTCCAGCCTTCAGAAGTAGTGAAGCCCATgtacttcaagtacttgacGGTATTGTCGTTCCATGTATTTCTCTCTGAAGGTGTAGACACCGCTATTTACGAAGTAGGCGTAGGTGGACATTACGATTCCACTAATATCATCGAGAAGCCAACTGTCACCGGGATCTCGAGTCTAGGAATTGATCACACCTTCATGCTTGGCGATACCATTGAGAAGATCACTTGGAACAAGACTGGAATATTCAAGAAGGACGTACCTGCAGTTGTTTCCGAACAGGTAGAACATCCTCTGTCGCTCGATGTAGTCAAGGAACGAGCTGTTGAGCTCGGTGTGGCCAGTCTTGAAATCGTAGACCGcaaacttcttccttctgaCACTAGGTTGGGTTTGGCTGGTgattttcagaagcaaaACGCAGCTCTAGCTGTAAAATTATCTACTATccatcttcagaagttGGGATTTACGGATTTGCCTAAGTTCAACGAAGACGGCTCTatcgaagaattgaacGATAAATTCATAGCAGGATTGGAGCAGGTCAAATGGGATGGAAGATGCCAGAAGATTCTCAACAAACCGGGCTTTGAAGGCATCAGCTGGTACATCGACGGAGCACATACTTTAGAGTCAATTAATGTCTCCGCGCAATGGTTCAAGAGCGAGCAGAAAAGAGCTCCTTCCACTGTaaagagaacaagaatcttATTGTTCAACCAGCAGAACCGTGAGAATGCTGATCTCTTGCTAACAAAGTTGTACGAAAACATCTCTACTGGCGATGCTCCTTTGCCTTTTGACCATGTCATTTTTACGACGAACATCACTTGGTCTGACGGCAAGTACAACTCTGACTTAGTATCGTTGAACACTAGCAAAGAGTTGGTGGATTCGTTGACGATTCAAAAGAACTTGGCTCAAACGTGGTCAGACTTGGACCAGAAACACAAACACAACGCCAGAAAACACATCTTCCATGATATTGAGACAGgagtcaacttcatcaagagCTTGACAAAGTCGCCGGAACTTGGCGAAGTTGATGTCTTTGTGTGTGGTTCTATTCATTTGGTTGGAGGTTTCTTGGTTGTACTCGATAACGAGAAAGATCAGTGA
- a CDS encoding predicted protein: MASVIVVDNELKDSLKEYRQIIDSAAQNTSFSEVLNPLLEDAQLAQKQEIIAALYAHSQPATLTKLTDKEFEPAVYLLVHILSQLGVDLADEKSGLYEIIVESNPHTQPTIRDRKSIKSTTILSILNTLFNLLPETSQTRAHIIAHILTIVEKSKLDFGLVQNSIGLHLVQWLKSSGTSEEQIRSTFWRFIALDSTFSAQTLQLIKSFTQSFAVSAGELTQLIKFALSSEVVDVSFLINNNVAASLAANSSDALVAAFSKYVNGDLVELSSADFADLPVAEINAKSRILSLSKFFSQQSSSADHSDIVFKYSEIPNVTSSQDFENLLVGAIKSGVVVGKLNQVEEVFYLSRVNRFVLAGNDAENTAAWNSVRSTLQEWRASLTNINEIVKSSRENIVNNNSN; encoded by the coding sequence ATGGCCTCCGTGATTGTCGTGgacaacgagttgaaggacTCGCTCAAGGAGTACCGCCAGATCATCGACTCTGCTGCGCAGAACACGTCTTTCTCCGAAGTTTTGAATCCgcttcttgaagatgcCCAGCTAGCccagaaacaagaaatcatcGCAGCTCTCTACGCCCATTCACAACCTGCCACACTCACCAAGTTGACCGACAAGGAGTTCGAGCCTGCGGTGTATTTGTTGGTGCACATCTTGTCGCAATTGGGAGTTGACTTGGCTGACGAGAAGTCTGGCTTGTACGAAATCATTGTAGAGTCCAATCCTCACACGCAACCTACCATAAGAGACAGAAAGAGCATCAAGTCTACGACCATCTTGTCGATCTTGAACaccttgttcaacttaTTGCCTGAAACTTCGCAAACTCGTGCCCACATAATCGCCCATATTTTGACGATTGTCGAAAAGTCAAAGCTTGACTTTGGCTTGGTCCAAAACTCCATTGGCTTGCATTTGGTGCAATGGTTGAAGAGCTCAGGTACTTCCGAAGAACAGATCAGATCTACTTTCTGGCGTTTTATCGCTTTGGACTCGACTTTTTCGGCCCAGACTCTTCAACTCATCAAATCTTTCACCCAATCTTTCGCTGTCTCCGCAGGTGAGTTGACTcagttgatcaagtttgCTTTAAGTTCAGAAGTAGTTGATGTTTCGTTTTTAATCAACAATAACGTCGCTGCATCCTTAGCCGCTAACAGCTCTGATGCCTTGGTTGCTGCCTTCTCCAAGTACGTGAACGGTGACTTGGTGGAACTCTCGTCAGCCGACTTCGCTGACTTACCTGTAGCTGAAATCAACGCCAAGTCCAGAATCTTGTCGttgtccaagttcttctccCAGCAGTCGTCTTCTGCTGATCACAGTGACATAGTGTTCAAGTACAGTGAGATCCCTAATGTAACTTCGTCGCAAGACTTCGAAAACTTGCTTGTCGGTGCCATAAAATCTGGCGTCGTAGTTGGTAAGTTGAACcaagtggaagaagttttctACTTGTCTCGTGTCAACCGTTTCGTGTTGGCTGGTAATGATGCCGAAAACACTGCTGCCTGGAACAGCGTCAGATCGACCTTACAAGAATGGAGAGCATCGTTGACCAACATCAATGAAATCGTCAAGTCTTCCAGGGAAAACATCgtcaacaacaactccaactaG
- a CDS encoding predicted protein: protein MPILLSDHDFSDEDSFSTHSTHSHHKQKDVLSTQKLSDISEKSISQRLLSVSTAVANSAKKTVTSHKLSAEQFHYERNQLMTITVKYVATKIHNSFPPESPRLIKPNELPLDKFLLLLTSRLRLTLTMFMKGIIYLFRYMDIIYLLRYLNQSNNFLNYNDMGFELKKLIVGCFKLALQNDLYEYNWAAITGLPNHDINNIVKRIVSRMNGKLNIKTAELIRMKSEIYRFVRMVANEV from the exons ATGCCCATCTTGTTGTCAGATCACGACTTTTCTGACGAGGACAGCTTCTCGACTCATTCCACTCATTCGCACCATAAAC aaaagGACGTTTTAAGTACTCAGAAACTTTCGGacatttctgaaaagagTATTTCTCAAAGACTTCTTTCGGTGTCGACCGCTGTTGCCAACTCGGCTAAAAAAACTGTTACTTCACACAAATTGTCTGCAGAACAGTTTCATTATGAACGTAACCAGTTGATGACGATCACCGTAAAGTACGTAGCTACTAAGATTCACAACTCGTTTCCGCCTGAGTCTCCACGTCTCATCAAGCCTAATGAGCTTCCTCTAGACAAGTTCTTGCTCTTGCTCACCAGCAGATTGCGCTTGACACTCACCATGTTCATGAAGGGAATCATCTATTTGTTTCGCTATATGGATATAATCTACTTGTTGAGGTACTTGAATCAGTCCAACAATTTCCTCAACTACAACGACATGGGCtttgagttgaagaagttgattgtCGGATGCTTTAAGTTAGCACTT CAGAACGACTTGTACGAATATAACTGGGCAGCCATCACGGGTCTCCCCAACCACGACATTAACAACATTGTAAAGAGAATTGTCAGTAGAATGAATGGcaagttgaacatcaaAACCGCCGAGTTGATTCGTATGAAGTCCGAGATCTACCGATTCGTTAGAATGGTGGCTAACGAAGTCTAG
- the LYS22 gene encoding homocitrate synthase (Homocitrate synthase, mitochondrial precursor~go_function catalytic activity), producing the protein MSSASPYGPNPSDFLSNVNKFEVIESTLREGEQFANAFFTTEKKIEIAKALDDFGVDYIELTSPVASEQSRKDCEAICKLGLKAKILTHIRCHMDDARVAVETGVDGVDVVIGTSQFLRKYSHGKDMNYIAQSAIEVIEFVKSKGIEIRFSSEDSFRSDIVDLLNIYRTVDKIGVNRVGIADTVGCANPRQVYELVKTLKSVVSCDIECHLHNDTGCAVANAYTALEAGAKLIDVSVLGIGERNGITPLGALMARMITADRDYVLSKYKLHKLRDLENLVADAVQVNIPFNNPITGFCAFTHKAGIHAKAILANPSTYEILNPSDFGLTRYIHFANRLTGWNAIKSRVDQLNLHLTDDQCKEVTAKIKLLGDVRQLNIDDVDSIIKDFHADLGTPSLKPVQTNDKDVSEEPAAKKQKSE; encoded by the coding sequence ATGTCTTCCGCATCCCCATACGGTCCTAATCCCTCTGACTTCCTCTCTAACGTTAACAAGTTCGAGGTCATTGAGTCGACCTTGAGAGAAGGTGAACAGTTTGCCAATGCCTTCTTCACCAccgaaaagaagattgagaTTGCCAAGGCCCTTGACGATTTCGGTGTCGATTACATCGAATTGACCTCTCCTGTTGCTTCTGAACAGTCCAGAAAGGACTGTGAAGCCATCTGCAAGTTGGGACTCAAGGCCAAGATCTTGACCCACATTAGATGTCACATGGACGATGCCCGTGTTGCTGTTGAGACCGGAGTTGACGGTGTGGATGTCGTCATTGGTACTTCTCAATTCTTGAGAAAGTACTCCCACGGTAAGGATATGAACTACATTGCCCAGTCTGCCATTGAGGTcattgaatttgtcaagTCCAAGGGTATTGAAATCAGATTTTCGTCTGAAGACTCGTTCAGATCAGACATTGTTGATTTGTTAAACATCTACCGTACCGTCGACAAGATTGGTGTCAACAGAGTCGGTATCGCTGACACTGTCGGATGTGCCAACCCTCGTCAAGTGTACGAGTTGGTCAAGACGTTGAAGTCTGTTGTCTCGTGTGACATTGAGTGTCATTTGCACAACGATACTGGATGTGCTGTGGCTAACGCCTACActgctttggaagctggtgccaagttgattgatGTCTCTGTGTTGGGTATCGGTGAAAGAAACGGAATTACTCCATTGGGTGCTTTGATGGCCAGAATGATCACTGCTGACAGGGACTACGTTTTGTCCAAGTACAAATTGCATAAGTTGAGAGACTTGGAGAACTTGGTAGCTGATGCTGTGCAAGTCAACATTCCTTTCAACAACCCTATCACCGGATTCTGTGCCTTCACTCACAAGGCTGGTATCCACGCTAAGGCTATTTTGGCTAACCCATCTACCTACGAAATCTTGAACCCATCTGACTTCGGTTTAACCAGATACATTCATTTCGCCAACAGATTGACAGGGTGGAATGCTATCAAGTCCAGAGTTGACCAGTTGAATCTCCATTTGACTGATGACCAATGTAAGGAAGTCACTgccaagatcaagttgttgggAGACGTCAGACAGTTGAATATCGACGACGTCGACTCCATCATCAAGGACTTCCACGCCGACTTAGGCACTCCTTCCTTGAAGCCTGTGCAGACCAATGACAAGGACGTCAGCGAAGAGCCAGCTGCTAAGAAACAAAAATCAGAATAA
- a CDS encoding predicted protein: ALLLILNANVWYFLTQSIIKAHSEYSSSSAKSFNLLHSPVTKESLNQPYEEFSISGFSFLEVGSDDVENFKCSHVVFHDDHTVKSTKPKSLDQKNELRLIRKRALHLNSTGEYPIIRNYFLDKEGESEDEILKNKWYKFCGSAVWMDKYQVYFFVSRVIYSERSLRNKPTISLPYAQVFDKNWKEINDYEFPQSDIKFPAFLPIAFDEHPEGVQLYLGADDPRVILRNYLDPETNIMEQEPVIVFNSDSAEIDWKRAIHTYRPFTNSKKALRLKIRGMEPRKIEKNWAPFFDEDYSSINFVYSFNPIRVIKCDIVSGECDKQTGPEFEGKKIPEIRGGTNIVRVPPGFLPKHLASTREYWFGIARSHDFNCGCLKVIYRPHSFLISRALGSSNYTLDYVSSLFDFNIDTEAWNSKLEYSKCKDGKSVLIPNSISSWDIIPKDDGAEGELEDVMGITISEADRNNKIVYVKGFLKHINTVIGGEKAKSSSHYSSGDTVAIESNLLGKCATSLADEYCLLTAKRMNWKL; the protein is encoded by the coding sequence GCTCTTTTGTTAATTTTAAATGCTAACGTATGGTATTTTCTCACGCAGAGTATCATTAAAGCTCACTCTGAGTACAGCTCAAGCTCAGCAAAGTCGTTCAACTTGCTTCATTCGCCAGTAACGAAGGAATCGTTGAATCAACCATATGAAGaattttctatttctggtttttcatttctagAGGTGGGACTGGatgatgttgaaaatttcaagtGTTCCCATGTCGTATTTCACGACGATCACACAGTGAAGTCAACTAAACCGAAGAGTCTTGATCAGAAAAATGAACTAAGACTCATAAGAAAAAGGGCACTCCATTTGAACAGCACTGGTGAATATCCAATTATCAGAAACTATTTCTTGGACAAGGAAGGCGAGAGCGAAGATGAAATCCTAAAGAATAAATGGTACAAGTTTTGTGGTTCTGCTGTTTGGATGGATAAGTATCAGGTGTACTTCTTTGTAAGCAGAGTTATTTACAGTGAACGATCCCTTCGCAACAAGCCAACAATCAGTCTTCCTTATGCACAAGTGTTTGACaaaaattggaaagaaatcaacgatTATGAATTTCCTCAATCTGACATTAAGTTTCCGGCCTTTCTTCCGATAGCATTTGATGAACATCCCGAAGGAGTACAGCTTTACTTGGGTGCAGATGATCCTAGAGTCATCTTACGTAACTACCTAGATCCAGAAACCAACATAATGGAGCAAGAACCTGTGATTGTATTCAATTCAGACAGTGCCGAAATTGACTGGAAAAGAGCAATACATACGTATCGTCCCTTCACTAATTCTAAGAAGGCTTTACGTTTGAAGATAAGAGGAATGGAACCaagaaaaatagaaaagaattggGCACCGttctttgatgaagattattcttccatcaactttgTATACAGCTTCAATCCTATAAGGGTGATCAAGTGTGATATCGTGTCTGGAGAATGTGACAAGCAAACTGGTCCCGAGTTCGAAGGGAAAAAGATACCTGAAATAAGAGGAGGAACCAATATAGTCCGAGTGCCTCCTGGATTCTTACCAAAGCATCTAGCTAGTACAAGGGAATACTGGTTTGGAATTGCTCGTTCGCACGATTTCAATTGCGGTTGCCTCAAAGTTATTTACCGTCCTCATTCATTCTTGATCTCAAGAGCGCTCGGCAGCAGCAATTATACATTGGACTATGTGAGCTCCTTATTCGATTTCAACATAGATACAGAGGCTTGGAATTCAAAATTGGAATATTCAAAGTGCAAAGATGGCAAAAGTGTCTTGATACCAAACTCGATTTCATCATGGGATATAATTCCAAAAGACGACGGCGCGGAAggagaattggaagatgtAATGGGAATAACAATTTCGGAAGCCGacagaaacaacaagataGTATATGTAAAGGGGTTCTTGAAGCATATTAATACAGTCATTGGTGGTGAGAAGGCTAAATCCCTGTCCCATTACTCCAGCGGCGATACAGTCGCCATAGAGAGTAATCTATTGGGCAAGTGTGCCACATCTCTTGCTGATGAATACTGCCTATTGACAGCTAAGAGGATGAATTGGAAACTTTAA
- a CDS encoding serine/threonine protein kinase (go_function protein kinase activity; ATP binding~go_process protein amino acid phosphorylation), with protein sequence MNGASRVISDQNQRAQLAAQFNDFYLHITSPNVTQIGNYRIIEEIGEGAFGKVYLAKHVLLNIEVVLKCGLVDDPNIVREIYYHKQLKHKNIVSLYEVIKTESHLWLVLEYCQGGELFYYIYEKKRLDYRECQHLFFQIVLALRHVHSLNLSHRDLKLENILLADKKRSIVKITDFGFVREFDPSNRRFLSTICGTTVYMAPELLKNEKYSGFASDIWALGVILFTMIYGEMPFDEDDDLRTKYKIVNEEPFYRDNIPQHLVQLIQKMLSKDPNERPHLNDILNSQFLIDIHNKFTERDSKKYNDTESIISIHQYYSNCARPFQSKVEKEIIKRLQKLNFDIDELQACVYSNDMNSLTAFYELMLTQEFSKKKRKYYREKQKKYYEAKRTLRKSRKRVKSALSLSDSSVTGNAPPLERIISSLSLSSNRNGSRAALNKTVESRMSSDGAERRSSHTRTASGSGPTLRIDNNGLLNVGSSPGSPTSTRSRGAPDTPRERENSHATVETGPPLQRIVSFVPEDNRRRSDISVVASNEPLKKKIKNGNFLNKIQFWKKSRKEEDLDSNYSVHSRQFPKSSTDYSNEKNEDRPLEITINRSSPSRDMNDVNSGSPHAEHRHSERHSGPLMENFTLNQPALTMRKDDSIEDPAVSLTLNETNSPTPPVTDQSGSRTVRTRPTSMISQMSQVSHLSQMSTMMSESELDILDETDTMDDEYDDDDDGAYESSLNISQDFTRHSSTAMTPTSSFGANAQSKYASAKKRPGYKRNGSDFSLKSGSTSYKHNKKFSLSQLSSNSSEESSIKSNSNFVAPIPTKPTIASTLNGDLDGTLTPTHIARANSPDLAKGKTKKRWNPIFSDNITSNSYNQSSSPLYGNGQMMDYRAHSPPPNKMNTKYPVKTLFDQKKQAKTSPSPGYVSGPSPKDAARSDTRWEPNFVSTSVVGSFTAPKSGFEPVNEEDENEY encoded by the coding sequence ATGAATGGTGCTTCCCGAGTGATCAGTGATCAGAATCAGCGAGCTCAACTAGCAGCGCAGTTCAACGATTTCTACCTCCACATAACACTGCCCAACGTCACCCAGATTGGCAATTATCGTATCATCGAAGAGATAGGCGAGGGAGCCTTTGGCAAGGTTTACTTGGCCAAGCATGTCTTGCTTAACATAGAAGTAGTCTTGAAATGTGGACTAGTCGATGATCCCAATATTGTACGAGAGATCTACTATCACAAGCAGTTGAAACACAAGAACATCGTAAGTCTCTACGAGGTTATCAAAACAGAATCGCATCTCTGGCTCGTTCTCGAGTATTGTCAGGGTGGGGAATTATTTTACTATATATACGAGAAAAAGCGTCTAGATTATCGAGAATGCCAGCACCTTTTCTTTCAGATAGTTCTAGCCTTGAGACATGTCCATCTGCTTAATCTAAGTCATCGAGACTTGAAGCTAGAGAACATCTTGCTTGCGGACAAAAAGAGGTCGATTGTCAAGATTACAGACTTTGGCTTTGTGCGGGAGTTTGATCCTCTGAACAGGCGTTTTTTGTCGACTATCTGTGGAACCACAGTCTATATGGCAccagagttgttgaagaacgagaAATACTCAGGTTTTGCGAGCGATATCTGGGCTCTCGGAGTAATTCTCTTTACTATGATATATGGTGAGATGCcctttgatgaagatgacgatcTCAGAACAAAGTACAAAATCGTCAATGAAGAACCTTTCTACAGAGACAATATACCGCAACATTTAGTCCAACTTATCCAGAAGATGCTATCCAAAGATCCCAACGAAAGACCGCATCTCAacgacatcttgaactCGCAGTTCTTGATAGACATCCACAACAAATTCACCGAGAGAGACTCCAAAAAATACAACGACACTGAGTCGATCATTTCTATACATCAGTACTACAGCAATTGCGCCAGACCGTTCCAGTCTAAAgtagagaaagaaatcaTAAAAAGActtcagaagttgaacttcgACATAGACGAACTTCAAGCTTGTGTTTATAGCAATGATATGAATTCGTTAACAGCTTTCTACGAGTTAATGTTGACACAAGagttctccaagaagaaaaggaagtaTTATAGAGAGAAGCAGAAAAAATACTACGAGGCCAAAAGAACACTCCgcaaatcaagaaagcGAGTTAAGAGTGCACTTTCGCTATCTGACCTGAGTGTCACTGGTAATGCTCCACCTTTAGAGAGAATCATTTCCAGTTTGAGTTTGTCGTCCAACAGAAATGGTAGCCGTGCAGCGTTAAATAAGACTGTAGAGTCGCGTATGTCTTCAGATGGTGCAGAAAGACGAAGTTCTCATACCAGAACGGCTTCTGGCTCTGGGCCCACTTTACGAATCGACAACAATGGGCTATTAAACGTGGGCTCTTCTCCAGGCTCGCCTACCTCTACCAGATCACGAGGAGCTCCTGATACACCACGAGAGAGAGAAAATCTGCATGCCACCGTAGAAACTGGCCCACCGTTGCAGAGAATCGTATCCTTTGTGCCCGAGGATAATCGAAGACGATCTGATATTTCTGTGGTTGCAAGCAACGAGCCactcaagaagaagatcaagaacgGCAACTTCTTAAACAAGATCCAGTTCtggaagaaatcgagaaaggaagaagacttggacTCAAACTATAGTGTCCATTCCAGACAGTTCccaaaatcttcaactgaCTACAGTAACGAAAAAAACGAAGACAGACCTCTAGAAATCACCATAAACCGTAGTTCACCTTCACGTGATATGAATGACGTTAACAGTGGCTCTCCACATGCAGAGCACAGACATCTGGAAAGACATTCAGGACCACTCATGGAGAATTTCACCTTGAATCAGCCAGCTTTGACGATGCGCAAAGATGATTCGATTGAAGATCCGGCAGTTTCCTTGACTTTAAACGAGACGAATTCTCCTACACCACCAGTAACCGACCAATCGGGTTCTCGAACTGTGAGAACCAGGCCGACTTCGATGATTTCACAGATGAGTCAAGTGAGTCATTTGAGTCAGATGTCAACGATGATGTCGGAATCGGAATTAGATATCTTGGACGAAACGGATACTATGGACGATGAAtatgacgatgacgacgacgGAGCCTATGAGTCGAGTTTGAACATCTCGCAAGACTTCACCAGACATCTGTCGACAGCCATGACGCCGACGTCGAGTTTTGGAGCGAATGCGCAGCTGAAGTATGCTTCTGCAAAGAAGCGGCCCGGATATAAGCGTAATGGATCTGATTTCTCGCTCAAATCAGGGTCTACTTCTTATAAGcacaacaagaagttctcaCTCAGCCAATTGTCTTCCAACTCGTCTGAAGAGTCTTCTATCAAGTCCAATAGCAACTTCGTGGCACCAATACCTACTAAGCCGACAATAGCATCGACATTAAACGGTGACTTGGACGGCACATTGACTCCAACACATATTGCCAGAGCCAACTCGCCAGATTTGGCGAAAGGTAAGACGAAAAAGCGTTGGAATCCGATCTTTTCTGACAACATTACTTCCAACTCTTACAACCAGTCTAGTTCTCCATTGTATGGAAACGGTCAGATGATGGACTATAGAGCTCATTCGCCACCACCAAATAAGATGAACACCAAATACCCTGTTAAGACACTATTTGACCAAAAGAAGCAGGCGAAGACTCTGCCCTCTCCTGGATATGTATCCGGGCCACTGCCCAAAGATGCAGCTAGGAGTGATACCAGATGGGAGCCTAACTTCGTGTCCACATCAGTGGTGGGGTCATTTACAGCGCCAAAGTCGGGCTTTGAGCCGGTGAATGAAGAGGATGAGAATGAATACTAA